In Chitinivibrionia bacterium, a single window of DNA contains:
- a CDS encoding squalene/phytoene synthase family protein, translating to MSDVLEKLKVEILKGEKTDAKLFNRLMLKKVSRTFALTIRALGEPFREPVLVGYLLCRIADTFEDSEKLSAEEKTAALENFRLFFLSEGKDEQYLKNIREICTAFTSDDDEEFIALYPDTVFERYRAFPANAKKAMINTVCEMVEGMKKTVVRQNEATEIGTKSLEELEEYCYFVAGTVGNMLTDLFYGFSPWINEKLYEQMSEHKTAFAEALQLTNIIKDAMGDLKRGVSFIPRDLAQQYGVNLEKLYLPENRKQAQEVMNVLIIKAVKSLNRALLYSILIPKQEPRMRIFCVMPILFAIKTLAVAVENTDDLLNADGAVKVNREDVKKTINFVALNCVWDYQLVVAYEKDLKRIEKALGIQIEIPFKKAGFLPIVHLAE from the coding sequence ATGAGCGACGTTCTCGAAAAATTAAAAGTAGAGATACTTAAGGGTGAAAAGACGGACGCGAAACTTTTTAATCGGCTTATGCTCAAAAAAGTTTCGCGCACTTTCGCGCTGACTATAAGGGCTCTCGGAGAACCGTTCAGAGAGCCTGTTCTGGTTGGATATTTGCTGTGCCGAATTGCCGATACTTTTGAGGACAGCGAAAAATTATCCGCCGAAGAAAAGACTGCCGCGCTCGAAAACTTTCGCCTGTTCTTTTTAAGCGAAGGAAAAGACGAGCAATATCTAAAAAACATTCGAGAAATTTGCACTGCCTTTACAAGCGACGACGATGAAGAATTTATCGCGCTTTATCCCGATACCGTTTTTGAGCGATACCGCGCATTTCCCGCAAACGCCAAAAAGGCGATGATAAACACTGTTTGCGAAATGGTAGAGGGAATGAAAAAGACCGTAGTTCGTCAAAACGAGGCGACCGAAATCGGCACAAAATCGCTCGAAGAATTGGAAGAATACTGCTATTTTGTCGCAGGAACGGTCGGAAATATGCTAACCGATTTGTTTTACGGGTTTTCGCCGTGGATAAACGAGAAACTTTACGAGCAAATGAGCGAGCATAAAACCGCTTTCGCCGAGGCATTGCAGCTTACCAATATAATTAAGGACGCAATGGGCGACCTGAAACGCGGCGTAAGTTTTATCCCCCGCGATTTGGCGCAACAGTACGGCGTTAATTTGGAAAAACTTTATCTGCCCGAAAACCGCAAACAAGCGCAGGAAGTTATGAACGTCCTGATAATAAAAGCGGTAAAATCGCTTAACCGCGCGCTTCTTTACTCAATTTTAATCCCGAAACAAGAGCCGAGAATGCGAATTTTTTGCGTAATGCCGATACTTTTTGCGATAAAAACGCTCGCCGTCGCCGTAGAAAACACCGACGACCTTTTGAACGCGGACGGCGCGGTAAAAGTTAATAGAGAAGACGTAAAAAAGACGATAAATTTTGTTGCGCTTAACTGCGTTTGGGATTATCAATTGGTAGTCGCTTACGAAAAAGACCTAAAAAGAATAGAAAAAGCGCTCGGAATACAAATAGAAATCCCATTCAAAAAAGCGGGATTTTTGCCGATAGTTCATTTGGCGGAATAA
- a CDS encoding diguanylate cyclase: MSEKKNNILIVDDESSNIRVLKDILSSDYRIYASTNGQDAIETALEFLPDVILLDIIMPDMDGYEVIAALKNSEKTRDIPIILITGLDSIEAEEKGLTLGAADYIMKPFHPLIVKLRVSNQIKLLKQLRQQAMEQQFSIVENMPNLILSITKNAVVEYANPAVSAITGFTKYDLMKDGLGVIFEKEMLANIKEKHIPDAIQGKIVHFEVDIIRKDGIKRILTVSIFRTGENNLGVVFVDLTKMRELEIENEKVFLDGLTNIYNRRFFDESIARIFKSSSRANSPLSLMMIDIDFFKNYNDAYGHSAGDDCLKAVADILKKGIPRACDFLARYGGEEFVVVLPNTDKNGAINVAERFLAAVQTLDIPHKTSETAKHITFSIGITTGNINHTHTAEDFIKRADEMLYKAKLTGKNRHCFAAI, encoded by the coding sequence ATGAGTGAAAAAAAGAACAACATATTGATTGTGGATGACGAAAGTTCCAACATCAGAGTTCTGAAAGACATACTGAGTTCGGACTACAGAATTTACGCATCAACAAACGGGCAGGACGCAATTGAAACTGCGCTGGAATTTTTACCCGACGTAATTCTGCTCGACATTATTATGCCCGATATGGACGGATACGAAGTAATAGCCGCGCTGAAAAACAGTGAAAAAACGCGAGATATTCCGATTATATTGATTACAGGGCTCGACAGCATAGAAGCCGAAGAAAAGGGCTTAACTCTGGGCGCCGCAGACTACATAATGAAACCGTTTCATCCTCTTATCGTCAAGTTGAGGGTCAGCAATCAGATAAAACTTCTCAAACAACTTCGCCAGCAGGCAATGGAGCAACAGTTTTCCATTGTTGAAAATATGCCTAATCTTATTTTGTCCATAACTAAAAATGCAGTGGTAGAATATGCCAATCCCGCCGTATCCGCTATTACGGGTTTTACAAAATATGACCTTATGAAAGACGGGCTCGGCGTAATTTTTGAAAAAGAAATGCTTGCGAACATAAAAGAAAAGCATATTCCCGACGCTATACAAGGCAAAATAGTTCATTTTGAAGTCGATATAATCCGCAAAGACGGCATAAAGCGCATATTGACGGTTTCTATTTTCCGTACAGGAGAAAACAATCTCGGAGTTGTTTTTGTAGATTTAACCAAGATGCGCGAACTCGAAATAGAGAACGAAAAAGTCTTTTTGGACGGGCTTACCAACATATACAACAGACGATTTTTCGACGAATCCATAGCCCGCATTTTCAAGTCATCGTCTCGCGCCAACAGTCCGTTAAGTTTGATGATGATAGACATAGATTTCTTCAAAAATTACAACGACGCTTACGGACACAGCGCAGGCGACGATTGCCTTAAAGCTGTTGCCGACATTCTTAAAAAAGGTATTCCGAGAGCATGCGATTTCCTTGCCCGATACGGCGGAGAAGAATTTGTAGTAGTTCTTCCAAACACCGACAAAAATGGCGCCATTAACGTTGCCGAACGTTTCCTTGCCGCCGTGCAAACACTCGATATTCCACACAAAACAAGCGAAACGGCAAAACACATAACATTTTCAATAGGAATAACGACGGGCAACATCAATCATACACATACCGCCGAGGATTTCATAAAACGCGCGGACGAAATGCTGTATAAAGCCAAATTGACAGGAAAAAACAGGCATTGCTTCGCGGCGATTTGA
- a CDS encoding zinc ribbon domain-containing protein encodes MRKIKVAAVVVLLSVVFVLANNFCTNCGVQLLEGINFCGNCGAAVNTIATPQMIPLSPTSIYVERQELPRSDNVFVVLRRDAEIQEFQFRRERTLTIAENTHISTTGQLGLGMSIEFGLITPTDVYLSHNINLGIPHIFGYLFNVGGVVNRHGRGTHIFGGSVGFQWFGYHSWQHSFGGVFWKMMIGRKHNFDLTVRSLFGYYEEWNRYNWWNYRWGQWQQTEMLQTITGFQQTTVLSLGWTMFRSRI; translated from the coding sequence ATGAGAAAAATCAAAGTTGCGGCGGTAGTCGTGCTGTTATCTGTTGTGTTTGTTTTGGCAAACAATTTTTGCACTAATTGTGGAGTGCAACTACTTGAGGGAATAAATTTTTGTGGTAATTGTGGAGCTGCGGTAAATACGATTGCAACACCGCAAATGATACCGTTATCACCTACCTCTATTTACGTCGAGAGACAAGAATTACCTCGTAGCGACAATGTTTTTGTTGTATTGCGTAGAGATGCTGAAATTCAAGAATTTCAATTCAGAAGAGAACGAACATTGACTATAGCGGAAAACACGCATATTTCAACAACAGGACAACTTGGTTTGGGAATGTCAATAGAGTTTGGTTTGATTACTCCGACAGATGTTTATTTATCACACAACATAAACCTTGGAATTCCTCATATTTTCGGCTATTTATTTAATGTAGGCGGGGTAGTTAATCGGCACGGAAGAGGAACGCATATTTTTGGCGGAAGTGTCGGATTTCAATGGTTTGGCTATCATTCTTGGCAACACTCTTTTGGTGGTGTTTTTTGGAAAATGATGATTGGGCGCAAGCACAATTTTGACTTGACAGTTAGAAGTTTATTTGGATACTATGAAGAATGGAATAGATACAACTGGTGGAATTATAGGTGGGGACAGTGGCAACAAACAGAGATGTTGCAGACAATCACTGGTTTTCAACAAACAACAGTGCTGAGTTTAGGTTGGACAATGTTTAGGTCTCGTATATAA
- a CDS encoding M6 family metalloprotease domain-containing protein, giving the protein MKKFIKLWVAIPIFVAVIGLQFNAYAVSAYPYPGDFINPDGSVITIQMHGSPWHNWRTTEDEFTLIFNNDGFLEYAVQDEYGDLQPSGIRARNVRERTDQERDLLRRTPRNLRFSDGQRDLLRQARGIYDALEEEFEIWAAPTSGTVRVPIILVDFPDRPFRVTRQAFYNMFNQVGYNEASRPGSLRDYFLAMSYGALDLRVGVYGPVRMPQTIWHYDHNNTENPQRSGAGGRMARLAVEGAARDHGLNFANYPAPGNTGTGGDAIAVHIIFAGHGQEARAPVGQSIWSHASSFSALTLNGRRVNRYSCSPEFRSNSGTNMSGIGIVAHELGHSVLRLPDTYDTNGDTDGRAVDLGRWCLMASGNWAGNGDRPTNLSAELRMMVGWADVVELTTAQAITIPCPSTMSNGVVYRIRTTTTNEYFLLENRQRNAAAGHVAWDNGIPASGLLIYHVDRAGVSWTGNRVVANAARRGVYIKQAGGDVGSTSTNRATDPWPQTVGGVLRNSFTDTSVPNSRSWAGANTNRPITNITHNTTTRSVSFNFMGGTSQAVAPQITTQPANRTVNVGQTAQFSVVASGTAPLTFQWQVRPNGSTTWTNVSATHGTGGTTASFTTVAATAAMSGNSYRITVSNSAGVVTSSVATLTANNPVIIPSISTQPASRTVQVGQTAQFSVVASGTAPLTFQWQVRPSGSTTWTDVSATHGTGGTTASFTTVATTAEMSGNRYRVIVRNSAGSVNSSSATLTVNRAAGATVPAPTMASRTHNSITLNQIANATNGQAIEYARSTTNTAPTTGWQASREFLSLTSCENYFFFARTAQNAGFNAGIASGGTLIRTDHNFSVWTAWDTTEVATCFEDGSRSRTRLCSVCDAEGAVDTRAIPQLGEEECGSSFIRGRLEALSSYGILLDPAIASDIANISVKTPEPTQIKIRISDNLGNVVFETSGRSTDTFVWNLTNHAGRFVANATYLIVVEATSISGRRFTYSARMGVSR; this is encoded by the coding sequence ATGAAAAAGTTCATTAAATTGTGGGTAGCAATACCAATATTTGTCGCTGTAATCGGATTACAGTTTAACGCGTATGCGGTATCTGCGTATCCGTATCCGGGCGATTTTATAAATCCCGACGGCTCGGTGATTACCATTCAGATGCACGGAAGTCCGTGGCACAACTGGCGAACAACCGAGGACGAATTTACGCTGATTTTTAACAACGACGGTTTTTTGGAGTATGCAGTTCAGGACGAATACGGTGATTTGCAACCTTCGGGAATTCGTGCTCGCAATGTCCGCGAGAGGACAGACCAAGAAAGAGACTTATTGCGCAGAACACCGAGAAACTTAAGGTTCAGCGACGGTCAGCGAGATTTATTGCGTCAGGCACGCGGTATATACGACGCGCTTGAAGAAGAATTTGAAATTTGGGCGGCTCCGACTTCCGGAACAGTTCGAGTTCCGATTATCCTTGTGGATTTTCCCGACAGACCGTTTAGAGTGACAAGGCAAGCTTTTTACAATATGTTTAATCAGGTGGGCTATAATGAGGCGAGCAGACCGGGAAGTTTGCGGGACTACTTTTTAGCTATGTCTTACGGCGCGCTTGATTTACGGGTTGGTGTTTACGGACCTGTAAGAATGCCGCAAACAATATGGCATTACGACCACAATAACACAGAAAACCCGCAACGTAGCGGAGCAGGCGGAAGAATGGCTCGCTTGGCGGTTGAGGGAGCGGCGCGCGACCACGGACTGAATTTTGCAAATTATCCTGCGCCCGGCAATACAGGTACAGGCGGCGACGCAATAGCCGTGCATATTATTTTTGCAGGACATGGTCAGGAAGCGCGAGCGCCTGTGGGACAATCGATATGGTCGCACGCGTCGTCTTTTTCTGCCTTAACTCTCAACGGCAGAAGAGTTAACAGATATTCTTGCTCTCCCGAATTTCGTAGCAACAGCGGCACGAATATGTCGGGAATAGGTATTGTTGCTCACGAATTGGGGCATTCTGTCCTTAGACTACCCGATACATACGACACAAACGGCGATACCGACGGCAGAGCGGTGGACTTGGGCAGATGGTGTCTTATGGCGAGCGGAAACTGGGCAGGCAACGGCGACAGACCGACAAATCTTTCCGCAGAACTCCGAATGATGGTAGGTTGGGCGGATGTAGTCGAACTTACTACCGCGCAAGCAATTACCATACCTTGCCCCAGCACAATGTCCAACGGGGTTGTGTACAGAATACGAACAACAACAACCAACGAATATTTTTTACTTGAAAACCGTCAGCGAAATGCGGCGGCAGGACATGTTGCTTGGGACAATGGCATTCCCGCAAGCGGTCTGTTGATTTATCACGTGGACAGAGCGGGTGTAAGTTGGACGGGAAACAGGGTTGTTGCCAATGCCGCGCGGCGCGGAGTTTACATAAAACAAGCGGGCGGCGATGTGGGCAGTACATCTACAAACCGCGCAACCGACCCGTGGCCCCAAACCGTTGGCGGAGTACTCAGAAATTCTTTTACCGACACATCAGTTCCTAACTCAAGGTCGTGGGCAGGCGCCAACACAAACAGACCTATAACTAATATTACACATAACACGACAACAAGAAGCGTTTCGTTCAATTTTATGGGCGGCACTTCGCAGGCAGTAGCGCCACAAATAACTACGCAACCTGCAAACAGAACGGTTAATGTAGGTCAAACCGCGCAATTCTCGGTTGTTGCTTCGGGAACAGCTCCGCTTACTTTCCAATGGCAAGTGCGACCGAACGGCAGTACTACTTGGACTAATGTTAGTGCCACTCACGGCACGGGCGGAACAACTGCGTCATTCACAACAGTTGCGGCAACCGCGGCAATGAGCGGAAACAGTTATCGCATTACAGTCAGCAACAGTGCGGGCGTTGTAACATCAAGCGTTGCTACATTGACGGCTAATAATCCCGTAATAATACCTTCGATAAGCACGCAACCTGCAAGCAGAACGGTGCAGGTCGGTCAAACTGCGCAATTCTCGGTTGTTGCTTCGGGGACAGCTCCGCTTACTTTCCAATGGCAAGTGCGCCCGAGCGGCAGTACTACTTGGACTGATGTGTCTGCCACCCACGGTACGGGCGGAACAACTGCGTCTTTCACAACAGTTGCAACTACAGCTGAAATGAGCGGTAATCGTTATCGTGTAATTGTCAGAAATAGCGCAGGCAGTGTAAATTCGAGCTCTGCAACGCTTACGGTAAACAGAGCGGCTGGTGCAACAGTGCCTGCTCCGACAATGGCAAGCAGAACTCACAACAGCATAACACTGAACCAAATTGCGAATGCGACCAACGGGCAAGCGATAGAATATGCTCGCAGTACAACAAATACCGCTCCCACGACAGGCTGGCAGGCTTCAAGAGAGTTTTTGAGCTTAACTTCTTGCGAAAACTATTTCTTCTTTGCAAGAACTGCCCAAAACGCAGGATTTAACGCGGGAATAGCGTCCGGCGGCACACTAATAAGAACAGACCATAACTTTAGCGTTTGGACTGCTTGGGACACAACGGAAGTTGCAACGTGCTTTGAGGACGGTAGCAGAAGCAGAACACGCCTTTGCAGTGTTTGCGATGCCGAAGGCGCTGTTGATACGAGAGCAATCCCGCAATTAGGCGAAGAGGAATGCGGGTCGTCATTTATTCGCGGAAGACTTGAGGCGCTAAGTTCCTACGGTATTTTGCTTGATCCTGCAATTGCTTCGGACATAGCAAACATCAGCGTAAAAACACCTGAGCCCACGCAAATAAAAATCAGAATATCCGACAACTTGGGCAATGTTGTGTTTGAGACAAGCGGAAGAAGTACGGATACGTTTGTTTGGAATTTGACCAACCACGCAGGGCGTTTTGTAGCAAATGCCACGTATCTGATTGTGGTTGAAGCGACAAGCATCAGCGGAAGAAGATTTACTTATTCTGCAAGGATGGGTGTCAGCAGATAG
- the ispG gene encoding flavodoxin-dependent (E)-4-hydroxy-3-methylbut-2-enyl-diphosphate synthase codes for MQGSIIRRKTRTAIVGSVKIGSEHPVSIQSMTNTKTADVEATVAQIRRFEEAGCEIIRITVNDDSAAEAFAKIVKASKIPVVADIHFDYKMALAAIKAGAAGIRINPGNIGAFERTKEVVDASKAAGNAIRVGVNSGSLQKDLLKKHGRPTPEALVESAVRYVEMMDDLNFTNLVLSIKSSDVISTISACEMLSAKTDVPQHIGITESGTIKTGTIKSAVGIGALLARGVGDTIRVSLAGDPVEEIDVARQILKSLGLRGGPVLIACPTCGRTQIELAALAETVEKRLNLYEQNISVAVMGCVVNGPGEAREADVGVAGGIGEGLLFVKGEAVKKVSEDKIIDELFLLIDEVANKK; via the coding sequence ATGCAAGGTTCAATCATAAGAAGAAAAACAAGAACGGCGATTGTCGGAAGCGTAAAAATCGGCTCGGAGCACCCCGTTTCCATTCAGTCGATGACCAACACAAAAACCGCCGATGTCGAAGCAACGGTCGCGCAAATCCGCAGGTTTGAAGAAGCGGGCTGTGAAATTATCCGCATAACCGTAAACGACGACAGCGCCGCCGAAGCCTTTGCAAAAATCGTGAAAGCGAGCAAAATTCCCGTGGTTGCGGATATTCATTTCGACTACAAAATGGCGCTTGCGGCAATAAAAGCGGGCGCGGCAGGAATAAGAATAAACCCGGGGAACATCGGCGCATTCGAGCGAACAAAAGAGGTCGTCGATGCCTCAAAAGCCGCGGGAAACGCCATTCGAGTAGGCGTAAATTCGGGAAGTTTGCAAAAAGATTTGCTTAAAAAACACGGTCGCCCTACCCCCGAAGCCCTTGTGGAGAGCGCCGTTCGTTATGTCGAAATGATGGACGACCTGAATTTCACAAACTTGGTGCTTTCAATAAAATCCAGCGACGTAATCTCTACAATTTCCGCCTGCGAAATGCTGTCGGCGAAAACCGACGTTCCGCAACATATCGGCATTACGGAGTCGGGAACGATAAAAACAGGAACGATAAAATCAGCGGTCGGTATCGGCGCGCTTTTGGCGCGGGGCGTCGGCGACACAATCCGCGTTTCGCTTGCAGGCGACCCCGTCGAAGAAATAGACGTAGCGCGGCAAATCCTGAAATCGCTCGGACTCAGAGGCGGTCCCGTTTTAATCGCCTGCCCAACCTGCGGAAGAACACAAATCGAACTCGCCGCCCTTGCCGAAACGGTAGAAAAACGCCTTAATTTATACGAACAAAATATAAGCGTCGCAGTTATGGGTTGCGTTGTAAACGGACCGGGCGAAGCGCGCGAAGCAGACGTCGGCGTTGCAGGCGGAATTGGAGAAGGATTATTGTTTGTAAAAGGCGAAGCCGTGAAAAAAGTCAGCGAAGACAAAATTATCGACGAGTTGTTTTTGTTGATTGACGAGGTTGCAAACAAAAAATAA
- the cysS gene encoding cysteine--tRNA ligase, with the protein MKKIQLYNTTSRKKEEFSTTNSKVGMYACGPTVYNYAHIGNMRTYIFEDVLRRALEHCGYKVEHVMNITDVGHLTSDSDSGDDKMEKGAAREGKTVWDIAQFYTDAFMRNCDDLKILRPTIIPKATDHIPEMIDMVQKLEENGFTYKTSDGIYFDTAKFPTYAKFARLDVENLQEGHRIEVGEKKNKTDFALWKFSPDDGAKRAMEWNSPWGVGFPGWHIECSAMSLKYLPQPLDIHCGGVDHIPIHHTNEIAQVEGATGKEYCRFWIHGEFLLMEAAKMSKSGENFITVDTLKAKNIDPLAYRYFCYSSHYRKQLSFSIDNVLSAQTGLNNLRALARKTLNADEKTVSKTETESVLENFYKAVSDDMNMPVALAEIWGILRNAQIADNVKKAAAEKADEILALDLFREVQTNEKIIDGIKFDGFDGASDTKLQEIADLLNQRIEAKKAKDFAKSDEIRNIVIAKGIDVLDSKDGVLCKRK; encoded by the coding sequence ATGAAAAAAATACAACTTTACAACACAACTTCGCGAAAAAAAGAAGAATTTTCGACAACAAACAGCAAAGTCGGAATGTATGCTTGCGGTCCGACCGTGTATAATTACGCTCACATCGGAAATATGCGCACATACATTTTTGAAGACGTTCTGCGGCGCGCGTTGGAGCATTGCGGCTACAAAGTCGAGCACGTTATGAATATAACTGACGTGGGACACCTTACAAGCGACAGCGACAGCGGCGACGACAAAATGGAAAAGGGCGCGGCGCGCGAGGGCAAAACGGTTTGGGATATAGCTCAATTTTACACCGACGCTTTTATGCGCAACTGCGACGACCTTAAAATTCTTCGTCCGACAATTATCCCGAAAGCGACCGACCATATTCCCGAAATGATAGATATGGTGCAAAAACTGGAAGAAAACGGTTTTACCTACAAAACAAGCGACGGCATATATTTTGACACCGCAAAATTTCCGACTTACGCAAAATTCGCGCGATTAGACGTAGAAAACCTGCAGGAAGGACACCGAATTGAAGTCGGCGAAAAGAAAAACAAAACCGATTTTGCACTCTGGAAATTTTCGCCCGACGACGGCGCAAAACGCGCAATGGAATGGAACTCGCCGTGGGGAGTGGGGTTTCCCGGCTGGCACATAGAATGCTCGGCGATGTCGCTTAAATATTTGCCGCAACCGCTCGACATTCACTGCGGCGGAGTTGACCACATTCCAATCCATCACACCAACGAAATAGCGCAAGTTGAAGGAGCGACAGGCAAAGAATACTGCCGCTTTTGGATACACGGCGAATTTTTGCTTATGGAAGCCGCGAAAATGTCGAAATCCGGCGAGAATTTTATTACAGTGGATACTCTGAAAGCCAAAAACATAGACCCGCTCGCATACCGTTATTTTTGCTATTCGAGCCATTATCGCAAACAATTATCGTTCTCAATAGACAACGTTTTGAGCGCGCAAACAGGGCTGAACAATTTACGCGCATTGGCAAGAAAAACGCTTAACGCAGACGAAAAAACTGTCTCAAAAACCGAAACGGAAAGCGTTTTGGAAAATTTCTACAAAGCGGTTTCGGACGATATGAATATGCCCGTAGCCCTCGCTGAAATCTGGGGAATACTGAGAAACGCGCAAATCGCCGACAACGTAAAAAAAGCCGCCGCAGAAAAAGCGGACGAAATTCTCGCTTTAGATTTATTCCGCGAAGTACAAACAAACGAAAAAATAATCGACGGCATAAAATTCGATGGTTTTGACGGCGCAAGCGATACCAAATTACAAGAAATCGCCGATTTGCTTAATCAGCGTATAGAGGCGAAAAAAGCAAAAGATTTCGCAAAATCCGACGAGATAAGAAATATCGTAATTGCCAAAGGAATAGACGTTTTAGACAGCAAAGACGGGGTTTTGTGTAAGAGGAAGTAA
- a CDS encoding single-stranded DNA-binding protein, whose protein sequence is MASLNKVVLVGNLGRDPELKSTPSGAKVLEVSIATTERFSDKSGNQQEQTDWHRIVMWNQKAEYVARSSRKGSTLYVEGKLRYRKFTDKDGNERTMTEILADNVTILAGRVASEGGAGGSFAGEQPQYHKPYNDAPAPEYNGGGGFSEAPAVDDNLPF, encoded by the coding sequence ATGGCATCGCTTAACAAAGTAGTACTTGTGGGGAATTTAGGGCGCGACCCCGAATTGAAATCAACGCCGTCGGGCGCAAAAGTTTTGGAAGTCAGCATTGCGACAACCGAAAGATTTAGCGACAAAAGCGGAAATCAGCAAGAGCAGACGGATTGGCACAGGATAGTTATGTGGAATCAAAAGGCGGAATACGTCGCAAGAAGTTCGCGCAAAGGCAGCACGCTTTACGTTGAAGGAAAATTAAGATACAGAAAATTTACCGATAAAGACGGCAACGAAAGAACAATGACCGAAATTTTGGCGGATAACGTCACTATTTTGGCTGGTCGCGTAGCAAGCGAAGGCGGCGCGGGCGGCAGTTTTGCAGGAGAACAGCCGCAATATCACAAGCCGTACAACGACGCTCCCGCGCCCGAATACAACGGCGGCGGTGGATTTAGCGAAGCCCCCGCGGTTGACGACAATTTGCCGTTTTAA